A genomic stretch from Candidatus Ancaeobacter aquaticus includes:
- the hisS gene encoding histidine--tRNA ligase: MLFRSIKGVNDILPDVIGLWQKVESSARKVFSLYGYEEIRTPIFEQTELFARSIGQTSDIVKKEMYSFTDKKGRAVTLRPEATAPVIRSYIENKEHFRKAITKLYYLGPMFRYERPQKGRSRQFHQIGVEVVGGYSPYTDAEVIEVGYQFFKNIGLGDIVIEINSVGCPECRPRYSKALKTYLEDKIGTFCEDCQDRYQKNILRILDCKVKEDILQLNDAPVVTDHVCEECSEHYKTVQNALNILKVPFTINQKMVRGLDYYTKTVFEIKHGSLGALDAVAAGGRYDNLIHELGGEKKGAVGFAVGMERIILALTERLETGIDTYNLDAYLVSLGDESFKQNFILQDRLRKAGLRIDISYDAKSIKAQMKQADLSKARYTLIRGDNELADNVITVRDMKSGDEKKIKVDDIESWFARNSQRISAVET, translated from the coding sequence GTGCTTTTCAGAAGTATAAAAGGTGTAAATGATATTTTGCCTGATGTTATTGGTCTCTGGCAGAAAGTGGAGTCTTCTGCTCGTAAGGTGTTCTCCCTCTACGGATATGAAGAGATACGGACACCTATCTTTGAGCAAACAGAACTTTTTGCCCGTAGTATAGGACAAACTTCTGATATAGTGAAAAAAGAGATGTATTCATTTACCGATAAGAAGGGGCGTGCTGTTACGCTTCGCCCTGAAGCAACTGCCCCGGTAATAAGATCTTATATCGAGAATAAGGAACATTTTAGGAAAGCTATCACAAAGTTGTACTACCTTGGCCCGATGTTTCGATATGAACGCCCTCAAAAGGGTAGATCACGCCAATTTCATCAGATCGGAGTAGAAGTTGTTGGTGGATACAGTCCTTATACAGATGCTGAAGTTATTGAAGTGGGATATCAGTTTTTTAAAAATATAGGTCTCGGTGACATTGTAATAGAAATTAACAGTGTTGGCTGTCCTGAATGTCGGCCGCGATATTCTAAAGCGTTAAAGACTTATTTAGAGGATAAAATTGGTACATTTTGCGAGGATTGTCAGGACAGGTACCAGAAAAATATTTTGAGGATTTTGGATTGTAAGGTGAAAGAGGATATTTTACAGCTCAATGATGCCCCTGTTGTAACTGACCATGTGTGTGAAGAGTGTAGCGAACATTACAAAACGGTACAGAATGCATTGAATATTCTCAAAGTTCCTTTTACTATAAACCAGAAAATGGTAAGAGGTCTTGATTATTACACTAAAACTGTTTTTGAGATAAAACATGGCTCATTGGGTGCCTTGGATGCTGTTGCAGCCGGAGGGAGATACGATAATCTTATTCATGAGCTTGGCGGCGAAAAAAAAGGTGCGGTAGGCTTCGCGGTAGGTATGGAGCGTATAATTCTCGCTCTTACTGAACGTCTAGAGACTGGAATTGATACATATAATCTTGATGCATATCTGGTGTCTCTGGGGGATGAATCTTTTAAACAAAACTTTATTTTACAGGATCGTTTGCGAAAAGCTGGTTTACGCATTGATATCTCCTATGATGCTAAAAGCATTAAAGCGCAGATGAAACAAGCCGATCTTTCTAAGGCACGGTATACATTAATACGAGGAGATAATGAACTTGCTGATAATGTGATAACCGTAAGAGATATGAAGAGTGGCGATGAGAAAAAAATCAAAGTTGATGATATTGAAAGCTGGTTTGCCCGGAATTCTCAGCGAATATCTGCTGTAGAGACGTAA
- the aspS gene encoding aspartate--tRNA ligase — MSKRTHTCGMLTGQDVGKEVVLMGWIDSRRDHGGLIFIDLRDRGGITQLVLDPQMNEEVHKIGEEIRNEYVITVKGVVGNRPEGTTNDKLKTGEIEVKVNDIGVLSKSRTLPFALDEETLSEDIRLVYRYIDLRRPFMQNNIKQRYKITKIARDYLDQEDFIEIETPFLTKSTPEGARDYLVPSRVNEGKFYALPQSPQLFKQLLMVSGYEKYFQIVRCFRDEDLRADRQPEFTQIDIEMSFITPEDIYRLIEGMLKKIFKDVSGKDIELPFRRISYKDAIARYGTDAPDLRFGLEINDITHIAGKCDFKVFRGVSDNKGKVCGIRVPGGASFSLKDIEELTSYLRDFGAKGLAWFKIDEAGAFTGQIAKFFNADLQGEIKDVFDGKPGDILFFVADKAKVVYPSLGALRNQIADRLKLKDPAKNEFAWIVDFPLFEYSEEEKRYVSIHHPFTSPRMQDISLLDTEPEKVHANAYDIVYNGVEIGGGSIRIHDSELQKKIFSILNIDEETASGQFGFLLEGLQYGAPPHGGIALGLDRLVMLMLGLSSIRDVIAFPKTASATCLMTKSPSEVAPKQLKELHIRGLRTDNSPNLEGKI; from the coding sequence ATGAGTAAACGTACACATACCTGCGGCATGCTGACAGGTCAAGATGTTGGTAAAGAAGTGGTGTTAATGGGATGGATTGATTCTCGGCGTGATCATGGTGGCCTTATATTTATTGATTTGAGGGACCGAGGCGGCATTACGCAATTAGTTCTTGATCCGCAGATGAATGAAGAAGTACATAAGATTGGGGAAGAAATTCGTAATGAATATGTTATTACGGTAAAAGGTGTAGTGGGAAATCGACCTGAGGGTACCACTAACGATAAGTTGAAAACAGGGGAAATAGAAGTTAAGGTTAATGACATAGGGGTATTGAGTAAATCACGTACTCTGCCGTTTGCTTTGGATGAAGAGACTCTCTCTGAAGATATACGTCTGGTATACAGGTATATAGATCTTCGAAGGCCTTTTATGCAGAACAATATCAAGCAGCGGTACAAAATTACGAAAATTGCGCGAGATTATCTTGATCAGGAAGATTTTATCGAGATTGAGACACCTTTTCTTACAAAAAGCACCCCTGAAGGCGCACGAGACTATTTGGTGCCGAGTAGAGTGAATGAAGGTAAATTTTACGCGCTTCCTCAGTCTCCACAGCTTTTTAAACAGCTACTGATGGTTTCTGGATACGAGAAATATTTTCAAATTGTACGTTGTTTTCGTGATGAAGACTTGAGAGCTGATCGTCAGCCGGAATTCACTCAGATTGATATTGAAATGTCTTTTATAACGCCTGAAGATATTTATCGTCTCATAGAGGGGATGCTTAAAAAGATATTTAAGGATGTGTCAGGAAAAGACATTGAATTACCTTTTAGGAGAATTTCGTATAAGGATGCAATTGCAAGATACGGAACTGACGCGCCAGACTTACGATTTGGCCTAGAGATAAACGATATCACACATATTGCGGGGAAGTGTGATTTTAAGGTGTTTAGGGGTGTTTCCGATAATAAAGGTAAAGTATGTGGTATACGTGTTCCTGGCGGGGCATCGTTTTCACTTAAAGATATTGAAGAGTTGACCTCATATTTACGTGATTTTGGAGCAAAGGGTTTAGCGTGGTTTAAGATTGATGAAGCAGGTGCGTTTACCGGACAGATTGCAAAATTCTTTAACGCAGATTTACAGGGGGAAATAAAAGATGTATTTGATGGAAAGCCCGGTGATATCCTGTTTTTTGTTGCGGATAAAGCTAAGGTTGTGTATCCATCTTTGGGTGCTTTGCGTAACCAAATAGCGGATAGACTCAAACTTAAAGATCCTGCAAAGAATGAGTTTGCATGGATTGTTGATTTTCCACTTTTTGAGTATAGTGAAGAGGAAAAACGTTATGTGAGTATTCATCACCCTTTTACGTCGCCGAGAATGCAGGATATTTCACTTCTTGATACTGAGCCTGAAAAGGTGCATGCAAATGCATATGACATTGTGTATAATGGTGTCGAAATAGGTGGCGGAAGTATCAGAATACATGACAGTGAGTTACAGAAAAAAATATTTTCTATTTTGAACATAGATGAAGAAACTGCTTCCGGGCAGTTTGGCTTTTTGTTGGAAGGGTTGCAGTATGGTGCTCCACCGCATGGCGGTATCGCCTTGGGGCTTGACCGGCTTGTGATGCTTATGCTGGGACTATCTTCAATACGTGACGTTATAGCGTTTCCTAAAACGGCAAGCGCTACGTGCCTTATGACAAAGTCCCCATCGGAAGTAGCTCCTAAACAATTAAAAGAATTACATATTAGGGGGTTGAGAACTGATAATAGCCCCAATTTGGAGGGTAAGATTTGA